CTAGTATCTTATCCCCTACGTTTAGAAAAATAACAGTTCCTGGCAAGATGCCAATTAAGGTCGCTATCGTATACTGAGTAAAGCCTATCTCAGCAAGTCCAGATGCATAGTTTATGACGTTATATGGCATAGCAGGAATAAGTCTGCAAATGAAAACTATCAAAAAGCTATCTCTACTACTCGATTCCATAAATTTATCCCACCAAGCCTTTGGCATTTTTTCTTTAAGGTAGCTTCTTATCATATCCTTTGATAGTATTTTTGCTATGTAGTACATAATGCTGCTGTTTATTATTGCTCCTATAATCGTATATAAAGTTCCATCCCATAGCCCAAACGAAAGTCCTCCTGCTAAAGCAAGCACTGGCACTGGAAAAAAGAATATAGGAAGTACTATCCATACTCCTATATAAGCAAAAGGAGCAAGAGAGCCAAAACCATCAACCCAATTTCTTATTGATGCTGCAGTAATATCGCAAAGAAAAGAATTATAAATACAAATGAAAAATGCTAAAGTCGCTATTATAATTATAATTTTCTTTAGTTTAGTCACACTTGCTCCTCCTTCATCAAAATTACAGCCTGAT
This region of Acetoanaerobium noterae genomic DNA includes:
- a CDS encoding TVP38/TMEM64 family protein, which translates into the protein MTKLKKIIIIIATLAFFICIYNSFLCDITAASIRNWVDGFGSLAPFAYIGVWIVLPIFFFPVPVLALAGGLSFGLWDGTLYTIIGAIINSSIMYYIAKILSKDMIRSYLKEKMPKAWWDKFMESSSRDSFLIVFICRLIPAMPYNVINYASGLAEIGFTQYTIATLIGILPGTVIFLNVGDKILDVRSPEFIISIILVILLTAGSILLGKALSKKSSVMPEND